One window from the genome of Osmerus eperlanus chromosome 3, fOsmEpe2.1, whole genome shotgun sequence encodes:
- the LOC134017653 gene encoding BCL-6 corepressor-like isoform X1, which produces MVDARLTPLAAMGLDRSALMRDGLRLHGGVVYPGIRAVSAEKSRDNPAVLPLGYGRDGFTDLYKPDLGLDNRKASNGYLGLYKSPPPGLHKPLLLPGSEGLGLDRRVGGEKSTELGLGGAATGASFIHLPWLSPYPEAGMYPFMDSSKYAALNMYKASLLSQPSSYFPQHLAYQSLCAAQGGNINPNVATSAAERLYFMPPYPPSPLSSSLVAPPVRIPAVSVAPSSLVHCQEKGLGVGPRIHHESSPYGQQLLQVPPPPKHHQTPTDRERDREKDRDIEMDRDRERERERPTSRSGKPCRPPSSKPPPTTSGCNSSSISGLPIDSSPRASSRLPQPPPPLIDTSDLQRLGPRTGQLTSSSSTTKSMPHAFYMSSVAPENPSPARPSSHKPRPRDGGLELRVGGCEKRPSHSPSKPSTEWPVHPTPSTKDLPEKPLDLSGRMLEYGLTPNGYPAKLDALAMARGATGGRYSLPPSREHQKETHFNPTVSSTSSKASERPEMISTLHSSWVVPTPTPSSTHAHHLALPQSPRPSPDQTQPLPQTSSSSSVIKHKGLEKVLPQPQCSPNSRLGESINPSLATSIPLSPKPNGDWLKHSPGQSESSSVFTNHREIQEKISKAAKRPEPPTQDVSSFKRQCMENGHTPSHLYLPQGEAYLPPSLAYANRYLPYPVPDGMSLHPLPHTMPGKGPVYPHPVLLGGNSLYPAHLAAPKHSLPYHHSLPPAASHAAGEYLTYNSQEMVHPLMHPHPNSNPQERTGDGSLSKPEREASEQGGNQTKQPSYTERIVCIDLVHSDTDGECYPSSNKHTPPLPPPIQHSRGSKKECCHDNQNGREADRESKHQHHQHDNRHLSISQKPNPPDRHQETTSCGRPRAPQDTGCPGMASTPPKGSPVRMSRPGENPEDRGPSPDPADTVEQDQSTLRCARTSGERTSREEREERDRREPPHASLRNPDLGREVHVERDRESERESEREDSMADLEESHGEGDEEEGGHESCKTSRRSSLAKRIANSSGYVGDRIKCVTTELYADSSKLSREQRALQMEVISREASNITQPAAIWERAMMRFSELELKEKEGGGECVSASAAGRDLADSQRRDRELEICQHTARHTGREGGPTAYGSNRVPVLQRCGAQSKAHQNLFPGQGAPDWAQAGCQSGARDRSRKAMREGESGLPVECRVEENPGLELLPSRKRAHSSQREGEEEEKRERGSHPETNLKASSDDDLTVNAGKLSVPGEEDDEEVQKLKVCIELKGLRLSKPSSTSPDRPEVKEDRAWPHQLRPSEPDVKAVTQTAEINRSWANARITNTENKQAATPNLRHPRERPPTQGPISVDRDRGPRGELRRGPSGGPGVPLCPPSPVALQPPATDTPPLKSRRHSDGDKPKGKRPCKTKHTGPRVEKEGDRRREACVKSTNHHRSLADTKPVPEDKVSEQRVDPHLQRKTPSYPADYTCSPPLPQMHPSRPVPAEGPGELPLVTPAESPVVRPIPPEARRLIVNKNAGETLLQRAARLGYEEVVLYCLENRVCEVNHRDYAGYCALHEACARGWINIVTHLLEHGADINCSAQDGTRPLHDAVENNHLDVVRVLLSYGADPTLATYSGRGLLKMTHSHSMERFLTEYFADLQGRTDDDPGVFWEFYGSAVCESADEGYVFDILAEPPGPEKEDPREVFEFEFSDRPLLPCYNIQVSLFQGPRNWLLLSDVLQRLRISARSFRSTFPHLEVVTVAEAEFYRQASLSQLFSCPDELDAFQPDSKELLDLVEGSPELATMLGSSLECLDDHWDEPKEANKKTNTVVNSKAVCNSKAISNAKAMVMAKANVNANMKAMAKNNAMAKMDPKANAKAMARAMANADAKAKAKAMANVMAKADANAKAKQGS; this is translated from the exons ATG GTGGACGCCAGACTGACGCCCCTGGCCGCCATGGGGCTGGACCGCAGTGCTCTTATGCGTGATGGGCTCCGCCTCCATGGCGGCGTGGTGTACCCAGGGATCCGGGCTGTGTCGGCAGAGAAAAGCCGCGACAACCCCGCTGTCCTCCCGTTAGGCTACGGGCGTGACGGCTTCACGGATCTCTACAAGCCCGACCTCGGCCTTGACAACCGCAAGGCTTCCAATGGGTATCTGGGCCTGTATAAGagccctcctccaggcctccacaagcctctcctgctgcctgggTCTGAGGGCCTGGGGTTGGACCGGAGAGTGGGGGGTGAGAAGTCGacagagctggggctggggggtgctGCCACTGGGGCTAGCTTCATCCATCTGCCCTGGCTCAGCCCCTACCCAGAGGCAGGGATGTATCCCTTCATGGACTCCTCCAAGTACGCTGCCCTCAATATGTACAAGGCCTCCCTGCTATCCCAGCCAAGCTCTTACTTTCCCCAGCACCTGGCCTACCAGTCCCTATGTGCGGCCCAAGGAGGCAACATCAACCCCAACGTAGCCACCTCCGCTGCCGAGAGACTGTACTTCATGCCCCCGTACCCCCCgtcacccctctcttcctcgctaGTGGCTCCTCCCGTGAGGATCCCCGCTGTGTCTGTGGCCCCCAGCTCTTTGGTGCATTGCCAGGAAAAAGGGCTCGGTGTGGGACCTCGCATCCACCACGAGAGCTCACCGTATGGTCAGCAGCTCCTTCaagttcctcctccccccaaacACCACCAGACTcccacagacagggagagggaccgaGAGAAAGATAGGGACATAGAGatggacagggacagagagagggagagggagagacccacCAGTAGGAGTGGTAAACCCTGCAGACCTCCCTCCAGTaaaccccccccaaccaccagcGGCTGTAATAGCAGTAGTATCAGTGGTCTCCCCATAGACTCCTCCCCCCGGGCCTCCTCacgcctcccccagcctcctccccctctaatTGACACCTCAGACTTACAAAGGCTGGGTCCCAGAACAGGGCAACTAACCTCTTCCTCGTCCACCACAAAGTCCATGCCTCATGCCTTCTACATGAGCAGTGTGGCTCCAGAGAATCCCTCTCCTGCCCGCCCCAGTTCCCACAAACCAAGGCCGAGAGATGGGGGCCTGGAGCTCCGGGTTGGGGGCTGTGAGAAGAGACCTAGTCATTCCCCCTCCAAACCCTCCACAGAGTGGCCGGTCCATCCAACTCCGTCTACCAAAGACCTCCCCGAGAAGCCTCTGGACTTGTCTGGCAGAATGTTGGAGTATGGCCTGACCCCCAATGGCTACCCTGCAAAGCTCGATGCTCTAGCCATGGCTAGGGGGGCGACAGGGGGGCGAtacagcctgcctcccagccggGAGCATCAAAAGGAAACCCACTTCAACCCCACTGTCAGCAGCACTTCCTCCAAGGCCTCTGAGAGACCAGAGATGATCAGCACTTTACACTCCTCATGGGTGGtgcccaccccaacccccagcTCCACCCACGCACACCACCTAGCTTTGCCCCAGTCCCCCAGACCGAGCCCAGACCAGACGCAGCCCCTACCCCagacctcctcatcctcctctgttATCAAACATAAGGGCCTGGAGAAagtcctgccccagcctcaatGTTCTCCTAATTCCAGGTTAGGAGAGTCCATCAACCCCTCTCTGGCAACCTCTATCCCCTTGTCCCCCAAGCCTAATGGTGATTGGCTGAAACATAGCCCAGGCCAATCAGAGAGCTCTTCGGTGTTCACCAATCACAGAGAGATCCAGGAGAAGATTTCGAAAGCAGCAAAGAGACCCGAGCCACCGACTCAAGACGTATCGTCCTTTAAACGCCAATGTATGGAGAATGGACACACCCCTAGCCACCTGTACTTGCCACAGGGTGAGGCCTATCTGCCCCCCAGCCTAGCGTACGCCAACCGGTACCTGCCCTACCCCGTCCCAGACGGCATGTCCCTTCACCCCCTACCCCATACAATGCCGGGTAAGGGCCCAGTTTACCCCCACCCTGTACTGCTGGGGGGCAACAGCCTGTATCCTGCCCACCTAGCAGCCCCCAAACATTCCCTACCTTACCATCACAGTCTACCACCGGCAGCTAGCCATGCAGCTGGGGAGTACCTCACCTACAACTCCCAGGAAATGGTCCACCCTCTGATGCACCCTCACCCGAACAGCAATCCCCAAGAACGGACAGGAGATGGGAGCCTGTCCAAGCCTGAGAGGGAGGCAAGCGAGCAGGGTGGAAATCAGACCAAGCAACCCTCCTACACGGAAAGAATAGTGTGTATTGACCTGGTTCACTCTGACACAGATGGAGAATGTTACCCGTcctccaacaaacacacaccacctctgCCACCACCCATCCAACACAGCAGGGGCAGCAAAAAGGAATGTTGTCACGATAACCAAAACGGGAGGGAGGCAGATCGTGAATCAAAACACCAGCATCATCAGCATGATAATCGTCATCTCAGCATCAGCCAAAAACCCAACCCCCCAGACAGGCATCAAGAGACCACCTCATGTGGGAGACCCAGGGCACCCCAGGACACAGGCTGCCCTGGCATGGCCTCTACCCCACCTAAAGGCAGCCCTGTTAGGATGAGCAGGCCAGGAGAGAACCCTGAGGACCGTGGCCCAAGCCCAGACCCTGCAGACACGGTGGAGCAGGACCAGAGCACCCTGCGCTGTGCCAGGACCTCTGGAGAGAGGAcctccagagaggagagggaggagagggacagacgaGAGCCACCCCATGCCAGTCTGCGCAACCCAGACCTGGGAAGGGAGGTTCATGTGGAGAGGgaccgagagagtgagagagagagtgagcgagaagaCAGCATGGCTGACCTGGAAGAGTCCcatggagagggggatgaggaggagggcggtCACGAATCGTGTAAAACTTCGCGGAGGTCCAGCCTGGCCAAACGGATTGCTAATTCTTCGGGCTACGTTGGCGACCGCATCAAATGTGTGACCACCGAGCTGTACGCTGACTCCAGCAAGTTGAGCCGTGAACAGCGCGCCCTACAG ATGGAAGTCATATCACGAGAGGCGAGTAATATAACCCAACCTGCAGCTATCTGGGAG CGGGCAATGATGCGGTTCTCGGAGCTGGagctgaaggagaaggagggcggcggggagtgtgtgtctgcatcggCAGCAGGACGGGACTTGGCTGACAGCCAgcgcagagacagagagctggaaATCTGCCAACACACCGCCAGGcatacagggagggagg GTGGCCCGACAGCCTATGGCAGTAACAGAGTACCAGTGCTCCAGAGGTGTGGAGCTCAGAGCAAGGCTCACCAGAACCTGTTCCCTGGGCAGGGAGCCCCAGACTGGGCGCAGGCTGGCTGCCAGAGTGGGGCACGGGACAGATCCCGGAAGGCAATGCGGGAGGGGGAAAGTGGACTACCAGTGGAGTGTCGGGTTGAGGAGAACCCTGGCCTGGAGTTATTGCCCTCCAGGAAACGTGCACACAGCtctcagagagaaggagaagaagaggagaagagagagagagggagccatcCAGAGACGAACTTGAAAGCCAGCAGTG ATGACGACCTCACCGTCAATGCCGGTAAACTGTCTGTGCCTGGCGAAGAGGACGATGAAGAGGTGCAGAAGCTGAAGGTTTGTATTGAACTGAAGGGACTTCGCCTCAGCAAGCCCAGCTCCACCTCTCCGGACAGACCAGAGGTCAAAGAGGACAGGGCGTGGCCTCATCAACTAAGGCCCAGTGAACCGGATGTGAAAGCAGTGACTCAGACGGCAGAGATCAATCGAAGCTGGGCTAATGCAAGGATAACAAACACAGAAAATAAACAAG CAGCCACTCCGAATCTTCGGCATCCAAGGGAAAGACCACCCACGCAGGGACCCATTTCTGTGGACAGGGACCGAGGCCCCAGGGGGGAGCTCAGGAGGGGGCCGTCTGGGGGACCAGGAGTGCCCCTGTGCCCCCCTTCTCCAgtggccctccagccccctgccacgGACACACCTCCCCTCAAATCCCGTCGTCACAGCGACGGGGACAAACCGAAGGGCAAGCGGCCATGCAAAACCAAGCATACCGGCCCGAGAGTGGAGAAAGAGGGTGACCGGAGGAGAGAGGCATGCGTGAAAAGCACCAACCACCACCGCAGCCTAGCGGATACAAAACCAGTCCCGGAAGACAAG GTCAGTGAGCAGCGTGTTGACCCCCACCTCCAGAGAAAGACCCCCTCTTATCCGGCTGACTACACGTGCTCTCCACCACTCCCCCAGATGCACCCCTCCAGGCCTGTTCCTGCAGAGGGACCAGGGGAATTGCCCCTTGTGACCCCTGCAGAGTCCCCAGTCGTCCGACCCATTCCGCCAGAGGCCCGGAGACTTATAGTGAACAAGAATGCTGGAGAAACACTGCTACAGAGAGCTGCACGGCTAGGCTATGAG GAAGTGGTGTTGTACTGCCTGGAGAaccgtgtgtgtgaggtgaaccACCGTGACTACGCTGGCTACTGCGCTCTCCACGAGGCCTGTGCACGTGGCTGGATCAACATAGTCACACACCTGCTGGAGCATGGTGCCGACATCAACTGCAGCGCGCAGGATggcaccag GCCCCTTCATGATGCGGTAGAGAACAACCACTTGGATGTGGTGCGTGTGCTGCTGTCCTATGGCGCTGATCCAACCCTGGCCACCTACTCTGGCCGCGGCCTGCTGAAGATGACCCACAGTCACAGCATGGAGCGCTTCCTCACCG AGTACTTTGCTGACCTGCAGGGTCGTACAGATGATGACCCGGGGGTCTTCTGGGAATTCTACGGCAGTGCAGTGTGTG aGTCTGCCGATGAGGGGTATGTGTTTGACATCCTAGCAGAGCCCCCGGGACCAGAGAAGGAAGACCCGAGGGAGGTGTTTGAATTTGAGTTCTCCGAccgccctctccttccctgctaCAACATCCAGGTTTCACTATTCCAGGG ACCCAGAAACTGGCTTCTTCTCTCAGATGTGCTGCAGAGGTTGAGAATATCTGCTCGGTCTTTCCGTTCCACCTTCCCCCACCTGGAGGTGGTGACTGTGGCCGAGGCAGAGTTCTACCGCCAGGCCTCCTTGTCTCAGCTCTTCTCCTGCCCTGACGAGCTGGACGCCTTCCAACCAGACAGCAAGGAGCTGCTGGACCTTGTGGAGGGGAGCCCTGAGCTGGCTACCATGCTGGGCTCCAGCCTGGAGTGTCTGGATGACCATTGGGATGAGCCTAAGGAGGCTAACAAGAAGACTAATACTGTGGTTAACTCTAAAGCAGTATGTAACTCTAAGGCAATTTCTAACGCTAAGGCAATGGTTATGGCTAAGGCTAATGTCAATGCCAATATGAAGGCTATGGCTAAGAATAATGCTATGGCTAAGATGGACCCTAAGGCAAATGCAAAGGCCATGGCCAGGGCCATGGCTAATGCTGATGCTAAGGCTAAAGCTAAGGCTATGGCTAATGTAATGGCTAAGGCTGATGCTAATGCTAAGGCTAAGCAGGGATCGTGA
- the LOC134017653 gene encoding BCL-6 corepressor-like isoform X5 has translation MVDARLTPLAAMGLDRSALMRDGLRLHGGVVYPGIRAVSAEKSRDNPAVLPLGYGRDGFTDLYKPDLGLDNRKASNGYLGLYKSPPPGLHKPLLLPGSEGLGLDRRVGGEKSTELGLGGAATGASFIHLPWLSPYPEAGMYPFMDSSKYAALNMYKASLLSQPSSYFPQHLAYQSLCAAQGGNINPNVATSAAERLYFMPPYPPSPLSSSLVAPPVRIPAVSVAPSSLVHCQEKGLGVGPRIHHESSPYGQQLLQVPPPPKHHQTPTDRERDREKDRDIEMDRDRERERERPTSRSGKPCRPPSSKPPPTTSGCNSSSISGLPIDSSPRASSRLPQPPPPLIDTSDLQRLGPRTGQLTSSSSTTKSMPHAFYMSSVAPENPSPARPSSHKPRPRDGGLELRVGGCEKRPSHSPSKPSTEWPVHPTPSTKDLPEKPLDLSGRMLEYGLTPNGYPAKLDALAMARGATGGRYSLPPSREHQKETHFNPTVSSTSSKASERPEMISTLHSSWVVPTPTPSSTHAHHLALPQSPRPSPDQTQPLPQTSSSSSVIKHKGLEKVLPQPQCSPNSRLGESINPSLATSIPLSPKPNGDWLKHSPGQSESSSVFTNHREIQEKISKAAKRPEPPTQDVSSFKRQCMENGHTPSHLYLPQGEAYLPPSLAYANRYLPYPVPDGMSLHPLPHTMPGKGPVYPHPVLLGGNSLYPAHLAAPKHSLPYHHSLPPAASHAAGEYLTYNSQEMVHPLMHPHPNSNPQERTGDGSLSKPEREASEQGGNQTKQPSYTERIVCIDLVHSDTDGECYPSSNKHTPPLPPPIQHSRGSKKECCHDNQNGREADRESKHQHHQHDNRHLSISQKPNPPDRHQETTSCGRPRAPQDTGCPGMASTPPKGSPVRMSRPGENPEDRGPSPDPADTVEQDQSTLRCARTSGERTSREEREERDRREPPHASLRNPDLGREVHVERDRESERESEREDSMADLEESHGEGDEEEGGHESCKTSRRSSLAKRIANSSGYVGDRIKCVTTELYADSSKLSREQRALQMEVISREASNITQPAAIWERAMMRFSELELKEKEGGGECVSASAAGRDLADSQRRDRELEICQHTARHTGREGGPTAYGSNRVPVLQRCGAQSKAHQNLFPGQGAPDWAQAGCQSGARDRSRKAMREGESGLPVECRVEENPGLELLPSRKRAHSSQREGEEEEKRERGSHPETNLKASSDDDLTVNAGKLSVPGEEDDEEVQKLKVCIELKGLRLSKPSSTSPDRPEVKEDRAWPHQLRPSEPDVKAVTQTAEINRSWANARITNTENKQAATPNLRHPRERPPTQGPISVDRDRGPRGELRRGPSGGPGVPLCPPSPVALQPPATDTPPLKSRRHSDGDKPKGKRPCKTKHTGPRVEKEGDRRREACVKSTNHHRSLADTKPVPEDKMHPSRPVPAEGPGELPLVTPAESPVVRPIPPEARRLIVNKNAGETLLQRAARLGYEEVVLYCLENRVCEVNHRDYAGYCALHEACARGWINIVTHLLEHGADINCSAQDGTRPLHDAVENNHLDVVRVLLSYGADPTLATYSGRGLLKMTHSHSMERFLTEYFADLQGRTDDDPGVFWEFYGSAVCESADEGYVFDILAEPPGPEKEDPREVFEFEFSDRPLLPCYNIQVSLFQGPRNWLLLSDVLQRLRISARSFRSTFPHLEVVTVAEAEFYRQASLSQLFSCPDELDAFQPDSKELLDLVEGSPELATMLGSSLECLDDHWDEPKEANKKTNTVVNSKAVCNSKAISNAKAMVMAKANVNANMKAMAKNNAMAKMDPKANAKAMARAMANADAKAKAKAMANVMAKADANAKAKQGS, from the exons ATG GTGGACGCCAGACTGACGCCCCTGGCCGCCATGGGGCTGGACCGCAGTGCTCTTATGCGTGATGGGCTCCGCCTCCATGGCGGCGTGGTGTACCCAGGGATCCGGGCTGTGTCGGCAGAGAAAAGCCGCGACAACCCCGCTGTCCTCCCGTTAGGCTACGGGCGTGACGGCTTCACGGATCTCTACAAGCCCGACCTCGGCCTTGACAACCGCAAGGCTTCCAATGGGTATCTGGGCCTGTATAAGagccctcctccaggcctccacaagcctctcctgctgcctgggTCTGAGGGCCTGGGGTTGGACCGGAGAGTGGGGGGTGAGAAGTCGacagagctggggctggggggtgctGCCACTGGGGCTAGCTTCATCCATCTGCCCTGGCTCAGCCCCTACCCAGAGGCAGGGATGTATCCCTTCATGGACTCCTCCAAGTACGCTGCCCTCAATATGTACAAGGCCTCCCTGCTATCCCAGCCAAGCTCTTACTTTCCCCAGCACCTGGCCTACCAGTCCCTATGTGCGGCCCAAGGAGGCAACATCAACCCCAACGTAGCCACCTCCGCTGCCGAGAGACTGTACTTCATGCCCCCGTACCCCCCgtcacccctctcttcctcgctaGTGGCTCCTCCCGTGAGGATCCCCGCTGTGTCTGTGGCCCCCAGCTCTTTGGTGCATTGCCAGGAAAAAGGGCTCGGTGTGGGACCTCGCATCCACCACGAGAGCTCACCGTATGGTCAGCAGCTCCTTCaagttcctcctccccccaaacACCACCAGACTcccacagacagggagagggaccgaGAGAAAGATAGGGACATAGAGatggacagggacagagagagggagagggagagacccacCAGTAGGAGTGGTAAACCCTGCAGACCTCCCTCCAGTaaaccccccccaaccaccagcGGCTGTAATAGCAGTAGTATCAGTGGTCTCCCCATAGACTCCTCCCCCCGGGCCTCCTCacgcctcccccagcctcctccccctctaatTGACACCTCAGACTTACAAAGGCTGGGTCCCAGAACAGGGCAACTAACCTCTTCCTCGTCCACCACAAAGTCCATGCCTCATGCCTTCTACATGAGCAGTGTGGCTCCAGAGAATCCCTCTCCTGCCCGCCCCAGTTCCCACAAACCAAGGCCGAGAGATGGGGGCCTGGAGCTCCGGGTTGGGGGCTGTGAGAAGAGACCTAGTCATTCCCCCTCCAAACCCTCCACAGAGTGGCCGGTCCATCCAACTCCGTCTACCAAAGACCTCCCCGAGAAGCCTCTGGACTTGTCTGGCAGAATGTTGGAGTATGGCCTGACCCCCAATGGCTACCCTGCAAAGCTCGATGCTCTAGCCATGGCTAGGGGGGCGACAGGGGGGCGAtacagcctgcctcccagccggGAGCATCAAAAGGAAACCCACTTCAACCCCACTGTCAGCAGCACTTCCTCCAAGGCCTCTGAGAGACCAGAGATGATCAGCACTTTACACTCCTCATGGGTGGtgcccaccccaacccccagcTCCACCCACGCACACCACCTAGCTTTGCCCCAGTCCCCCAGACCGAGCCCAGACCAGACGCAGCCCCTACCCCagacctcctcatcctcctctgttATCAAACATAAGGGCCTGGAGAAagtcctgccccagcctcaatGTTCTCCTAATTCCAGGTTAGGAGAGTCCATCAACCCCTCTCTGGCAACCTCTATCCCCTTGTCCCCCAAGCCTAATGGTGATTGGCTGAAACATAGCCCAGGCCAATCAGAGAGCTCTTCGGTGTTCACCAATCACAGAGAGATCCAGGAGAAGATTTCGAAAGCAGCAAAGAGACCCGAGCCACCGACTCAAGACGTATCGTCCTTTAAACGCCAATGTATGGAGAATGGACACACCCCTAGCCACCTGTACTTGCCACAGGGTGAGGCCTATCTGCCCCCCAGCCTAGCGTACGCCAACCGGTACCTGCCCTACCCCGTCCCAGACGGCATGTCCCTTCACCCCCTACCCCATACAATGCCGGGTAAGGGCCCAGTTTACCCCCACCCTGTACTGCTGGGGGGCAACAGCCTGTATCCTGCCCACCTAGCAGCCCCCAAACATTCCCTACCTTACCATCACAGTCTACCACCGGCAGCTAGCCATGCAGCTGGGGAGTACCTCACCTACAACTCCCAGGAAATGGTCCACCCTCTGATGCACCCTCACCCGAACAGCAATCCCCAAGAACGGACAGGAGATGGGAGCCTGTCCAAGCCTGAGAGGGAGGCAAGCGAGCAGGGTGGAAATCAGACCAAGCAACCCTCCTACACGGAAAGAATAGTGTGTATTGACCTGGTTCACTCTGACACAGATGGAGAATGTTACCCGTcctccaacaaacacacaccacctctgCCACCACCCATCCAACACAGCAGGGGCAGCAAAAAGGAATGTTGTCACGATAACCAAAACGGGAGGGAGGCAGATCGTGAATCAAAACACCAGCATCATCAGCATGATAATCGTCATCTCAGCATCAGCCAAAAACCCAACCCCCCAGACAGGCATCAAGAGACCACCTCATGTGGGAGACCCAGGGCACCCCAGGACACAGGCTGCCCTGGCATGGCCTCTACCCCACCTAAAGGCAGCCCTGTTAGGATGAGCAGGCCAGGAGAGAACCCTGAGGACCGTGGCCCAAGCCCAGACCCTGCAGACACGGTGGAGCAGGACCAGAGCACCCTGCGCTGTGCCAGGACCTCTGGAGAGAGGAcctccagagaggagagggaggagagggacagacgaGAGCCACCCCATGCCAGTCTGCGCAACCCAGACCTGGGAAGGGAGGTTCATGTGGAGAGGgaccgagagagtgagagagagagtgagcgagaagaCAGCATGGCTGACCTGGAAGAGTCCcatggagagggggatgaggaggagggcggtCACGAATCGTGTAAAACTTCGCGGAGGTCCAGCCTGGCCAAACGGATTGCTAATTCTTCGGGCTACGTTGGCGACCGCATCAAATGTGTGACCACCGAGCTGTACGCTGACTCCAGCAAGTTGAGCCGTGAACAGCGCGCCCTACAG ATGGAAGTCATATCACGAGAGGCGAGTAATATAACCCAACCTGCAGCTATCTGGGAG CGGGCAATGATGCGGTTCTCGGAGCTGGagctgaaggagaaggagggcggcggggagtgtgtgtctgcatcggCAGCAGGACGGGACTTGGCTGACAGCCAgcgcagagacagagagctggaaATCTGCCAACACACCGCCAGGcatacagggagggagg GTGGCCCGACAGCCTATGGCAGTAACAGAGTACCAGTGCTCCAGAGGTGTGGAGCTCAGAGCAAGGCTCACCAGAACCTGTTCCCTGGGCAGGGAGCCCCAGACTGGGCGCAGGCTGGCTGCCAGAGTGGGGCACGGGACAGATCCCGGAAGGCAATGCGGGAGGGGGAAAGTGGACTACCAGTGGAGTGTCGGGTTGAGGAGAACCCTGGCCTGGAGTTATTGCCCTCCAGGAAACGTGCACACAGCtctcagagagaaggagaagaagaggagaagagagagagagggagccatcCAGAGACGAACTTGAAAGCCAGCAGTG ATGACGACCTCACCGTCAATGCCGGTAAACTGTCTGTGCCTGGCGAAGAGGACGATGAAGAGGTGCAGAAGCTGAAGGTTTGTATTGAACTGAAGGGACTTCGCCTCAGCAAGCCCAGCTCCACCTCTCCGGACAGACCAGAGGTCAAAGAGGACAGGGCGTGGCCTCATCAACTAAGGCCCAGTGAACCGGATGTGAAAGCAGTGACTCAGACGGCAGAGATCAATCGAAGCTGGGCTAATGCAAGGATAACAAACACAGAAAATAAACAAG CAGCCACTCCGAATCTTCGGCATCCAAGGGAAAGACCACCCACGCAGGGACCCATTTCTGTGGACAGGGACCGAGGCCCCAGGGGGGAGCTCAGGAGGGGGCCGTCTGGGGGACCAGGAGTGCCCCTGTGCCCCCCTTCTCCAgtggccctccagccccctgccacgGACACACCTCCCCTCAAATCCCGTCGTCACAGCGACGGGGACAAACCGAAGGGCAAGCGGCCATGCAAAACCAAGCATACCGGCCCGAGAGTGGAGAAAGAGGGTGACCGGAGGAGAGAGGCATGCGTGAAAAGCACCAACCACCACCGCAGCCTAGCGGATACAAAACCAGTCCCGGAAGACAAG ATGCACCCCTCCAGGCCTGTTCCTGCAGAGGGACCAGGGGAATTGCCCCTTGTGACCCCTGCAGAGTCCCCAGTCGTCCGACCCATTCCGCCAGAGGCCCGGAGACTTATAGTGAACAAGAATGCTGGAGAAACACTGCTACAGAGAGCTGCACGGCTAGGCTATGAG GAAGTGGTGTTGTACTGCCTGGAGAaccgtgtgtgtgaggtgaaccACCGTGACTACGCTGGCTACTGCGCTCTCCACGAGGCCTGTGCACGTGGCTGGATCAACATAGTCACACACCTGCTGGAGCATGGTGCCGACATCAACTGCAGCGCGCAGGATggcaccag GCCCCTTCATGATGCGGTAGAGAACAACCACTTGGATGTGGTGCGTGTGCTGCTGTCCTATGGCGCTGATCCAACCCTGGCCACCTACTCTGGCCGCGGCCTGCTGAAGATGACCCACAGTCACAGCATGGAGCGCTTCCTCACCG AGTACTTTGCTGACCTGCAGGGTCGTACAGATGATGACCCGGGGGTCTTCTGGGAATTCTACGGCAGTGCAGTGTGTG aGTCTGCCGATGAGGGGTATGTGTTTGACATCCTAGCAGAGCCCCCGGGACCAGAGAAGGAAGACCCGAGGGAGGTGTTTGAATTTGAGTTCTCCGAccgccctctccttccctgctaCAACATCCAGGTTTCACTATTCCAGGG ACCCAGAAACTGGCTTCTTCTCTCAGATGTGCTGCAGAGGTTGAGAATATCTGCTCGGTCTTTCCGTTCCACCTTCCCCCACCTGGAGGTGGTGACTGTGGCCGAGGCAGAGTTCTACCGCCAGGCCTCCTTGTCTCAGCTCTTCTCCTGCCCTGACGAGCTGGACGCCTTCCAACCAGACAGCAAGGAGCTGCTGGACCTTGTGGAGGGGAGCCCTGAGCTGGCTACCATGCTGGGCTCCAGCCTGGAGTGTCTGGATGACCATTGGGATGAGCCTAAGGAGGCTAACAAGAAGACTAATACTGTGGTTAACTCTAAAGCAGTATGTAACTCTAAGGCAATTTCTAACGCTAAGGCAATGGTTATGGCTAAGGCTAATGTCAATGCCAATATGAAGGCTATGGCTAAGAATAATGCTATGGCTAAGATGGACCCTAAGGCAAATGCAAAGGCCATGGCCAGGGCCATGGCTAATGCTGATGCTAAGGCTAAAGCTAAGGCTATGGCTAATGTAATGGCTAAGGCTGATGCTAATGCTAAGGCTAAGCAGGGATCGTGA